In Oryza sativa Japonica Group chromosome 11, ASM3414082v1, the following are encoded in one genomic region:
- the LOC9266436 gene encoding sugar transporter ERD6-like 16 produces the protein MGVSSGASESLLPRAGGDGSLAMVIASTGVAVLGSFVFGVSIGYSAPTQSKIREDLQLSLSEYSVFGSIITIGAMIGAVASGHLADISGRKGAMRTSALVCIVGWLAIFFAQGAVSLDFGRFCTGFGVGVFSYVVPVFIAEIAPKALRGGLTTLNQLLVCTGLSVTYIVGTMVTWRMLVIAGLVPSIILIVGLSFIPESPRWLAKVGRQKEFEIALQRLRGKDADVSIEAAEIKEFIETIENLPKAGVQDLFNRAYIRPVIVGVGLMVFQQFVGINGILFYASETFVSAGFASGDLGTILMGCIQAPITAVGALLMDRSGRRPLLLISTSGLLIGSLMSAVSFYLKIHGLFLEQVPIIALTGILVYIASYSIGMGAVPWVIMSEIFPINIKGIGGSFVTLVNWSGSWAVSFAFNFFMSWSSSGTFFLFALVCAVAILFIVKIVPETKGKTLEEIQASMNSST, from the exons ATGGGAGTGTCCAGTGGTGCAAGCGAGTCCCTCCTTCCCCgggccggcggcgatggatcGCTGGCCATGGTCATCGCCAGCACCGGCGTTGCCGTGCTCGGCTCCTTCGTCTTCGGCGTCTCG ATTGGTTACTCAGCACCAACTCAGTCCAAGATCAGGGAGGATCTTCAGCTCTCGCTCTCCGAG TATTCGGTTTTCGGATCAATAATAACAATTGGGGCAATGATAGGAGCAGTTGCAAGTGGGCACCTTGCTGACATTTCTGGAAGAAAAGGG GCAATGAGGACTTCTGCTCTTGTTTGCATTGTCGGATGGCTTGCAATCTTCTTTGCACAA GGTGCTGTTTCACTTGATTTTGGGAGATTCTGTACCGGATTTGGAGTAGGAGTATTTTCATATGTG GTACCGGTTTTCATAGCAGAAATAGCTCCGAAAGCTCTTCGTGGGGGGCTTACAACACTGAACCAA TTGCTGGTGTGCACTGGGTTATCTGTTACTTATATTGTCGGTACTATGGTGACATGGCGCATGTTGGTCATAGCAG GACTTGTACCGTCCATAATTCTTATAGTTGGTCTTTCCTTCATTCCTGAATCCCCTCGGTGGCTG GCAAAGGTTGGACGGCAAAAGGAGTTTGAAATAGCGCTCCAACGCCTCCGTGGTAAAGATGCGGATGTGTCCATTGAAGCTGCAGAAATCAAG GAGTTCATTGAGACCATTGAAAACCTTCCAAAGGCTGGAGTTCAGGATCTTTTCAACAGAGCCTACATCCGTCCTGTCATTGTTGGTGTTGGCCTGATGGTGTTCCAGCAGTTTGTAGGAATTAATGGAATCTTGTTCTATGCCAGTGAAACTTTTGTATCAGCCG GGTTTGCTTCAGGAGACCTAGGAACAATCTTGATGGGGTGTATCCAG GCGCCAATCACAGCTGTTGGAGCATTACTGATGGACAGAAGTGGTAGAAGGCCACTGCTGTTG ATTTCAACATCAGGACTCCTAATTGGCTCTCTCATGTCAGCAGTATCCTTCTACCTGAAG ATTCATGGGCTTTTCTTGGAGCAAGTACCAATCATCGCACTCACTGGCATATTG GTGTACATTGCTAGCTATTCAATAGGAATGGGGGCAGTCCCTTGGGTCATAATGTCAGAG ATATTTCCCATAAATATAAAAGGAATCGGTGGAAGCTTTGTGACTCTGGTGAACTGGTCCGGTTCATGGGCAGTTTCTTTTGCCTTCAACTTCTTCATGAGCTGGAGTTCTTCAG GGACATTCTTCCTTTTCGCATTAGTTTGCGCAGTGGCCATCCTTTTCATTGTGAAGATCGTGCCAGAGACAAAAGGCAAAACTCTGGAGGAGATTCAGGCCTCAATGAATAGTAGCACATAG
- the LOC107276456 gene encoding receptor-like cytosolic serine/threonine-protein kinase RBK2 isoform X1: protein MDLQSVVSARVNWLRQVVAAEQRRGGDAITTATDIAGTAAAENSCDIAGTAATAAVATETTSGSSSLDEDDADDDKLCTPPARQPWKGVAEAWRSRTMRRLPSLAPTMSSTLRRFSIRSGAWPQWPSAASAAAAAPADGSQACALRPPIRTFSLSELKKATRNFSKENVVGRGGHAKVYRGCLPGGELVAVKRLSAPERGGRVESFLAELGHIVSLSHPNVARLVGVGVDGGEHLVFPFSRLGCLSGRLHGAAAGEEAMPWAARFRVAVGAARGLEYLHERCARRIVHRDVKPANILLKDDYEPMICDFGLAKWLPASMTHHQVTTFEGTFGYLPPEYTSHGIFNEKTDVFAYGVVLLELLTGRRAIDAKKLSLLTWARPFLYGGGGDGDDDDDDAVRMMVDPALGGQYDAGQLAVVAYAAKICIQNSPELRPKMSEVTQILQENEEDRRSVEGSRRTFTLDRTVEMHETNGQDSATRRQLDDLRRHMALAFDFECEHTSSAEIEQLSDHSN, encoded by the exons ATGGATTTGCAGAGTGTCGTGTCTGCTCGCGTCAATTG GCTCAGACAGGTCGTCGCGGCGGAGCagcgacgaggcggcgacgccaTCACGACGGCGACCGATATtgccgggacggcggcggcggagaacaGCTGCGATATTgccgggacggcggcgacggcggcggtggcgacggagaCGACGTCTGGCAGCAGCTCGTTAGAcgaggacgacgccgacgacgacaagCTGTGCACGCCGCCGGCGCGACAGCCATGGAAGGGCGTGGCGGAGGCGTGGAGGTCGAGGACcatgcgccgcctcccgtcgctgGCGCCGACGATGTCGTCGACCCTCCGCCGCTTCAGCATCCGCAGCGGCGCGTGGCCACAGTGgccgagcgccgcctccgccgcggccgcggcgcccgccGACGGCAGCCAGGCCTGCGCCCTCCGCCCTCCCATCCGCACCTTCTCCCTCTCCGAGCTCAAGAAGGCCACCCGCAACTTCAGcaaag AGAACgtggtggggaggggaggaCACGCGAAGGTGTACCGAGGCTGCCTCCCCGGCGGCGAGCTGGTGGCGGTGAAGCGGCTGTCGGCGCCGGAGAGGGGCGGGCGCGTGGAGAGCTTCCTGGCTGAGCTCGGCCACATCGTGAGCCTGAGCCACCCGAACGTCGCGaggctcgtcggcgtcggcgtggacggcggcgagcacctggTGTTCCCGTTCTCACGCCTCGGCTGCCTCTCCGGGAGgctccacggcgccgccgccggcgaggaggccatGCCGTGGGCGGCGAGGTTCAgggtcgccgtcggcgccgcccgcgGGCTGGAGTACCTCCACGAGCGGTGCGCGCGGCGGATCGTCCACCGCGACGTCAAGCCGGCCAACATCCTCCTCAAAGACGACTACGAGCCAATG ATATGTGATTTTGGGCTTGCAAAGTGGCTGCCGGCCAGCATGACGCATCACCAAGTGACCACATTCGAAGGCACATTCGG GTACTTGCCACCGGAGTACACGTCGCACGGCATCTTCAACGAGAAGACGGACGTGTTCGCCTACGGCGTCGTGCTGCTGGAGCTCctcaccggccgccgcgccatTGACGCCAAGAAGCTCAGCCTCCTCACTTGG GCCAGGCCGTTCCTGTACGGAGGAGGCGGTGATGgcgacgatgatgacgacgacgcggTGAGGATGATGGTGGATCCTGCTCTCGGCGGCCAGTACGACGCCGggcagctcgccgtcgtcgcctacGCCGCCAAGATCTGCATACAGAACTCGCCGGAGCTCAGGCCCAAAATGAGCGAG GTTACACAGATACTCCAAGAAAACGAAGAGGATCGACGAAGTGTGGAGGGGTCTAGGAGGACTTTCACCTTGGATCGCACCGTTGAGATGCACGAAACGAACGGCCAGGATTCCGCGACGAGACGACAGCTGGACGATCTGAGGCGCCACATGGCGCTCGCCTTCGATTTCGAATGTGAGCACACGTCATCAGCAGAAATAGAACAACTCTCTGATCACAGTAATTAG
- the LOC4351013 gene encoding DNA damage-repair/toleration protein DRT100, producing the protein MRMVAARRPRALMLLAAVLLVAVPVAAATLHPVDYLALQAVRRALSDMPGSRFFASWDFTGDPCGFAGVSCSGDGRVVTLALGDPRAGAPGLSGALPAAALARLSELASLSLVPGRVSGELPPAVAALPSLRFLALAGNLLSGDLPATFSPMLRTVDLSKNSFSGRIPPSLPLIRSLRTLVLSHNSLSGEIPKLVSSPLVHLDLRNNRLTGGVPPLPATLVYLSLAGNRFSGRVGGVLRRLPRLSFLDLGGNWFSGEVPGEVFSFRISYLQLRKNAFSGELRPSGRVPAGATVDLSHNALSGRVPAELAPAAAVYLNGNKFAGQVPREIAAAAEGGRMRVLFLQDNFLTGIGVGGVPASAAVCAHMNCVAPPPPVVAACPAKGGRGRRRPPSQCGGRRR; encoded by the coding sequence ATGCGCATGGTGGCCGCGCGGCGCCCGCGGGCGCTAatgctgctcgccgccgtcctcctcgtgGCGGtgcccgtggcggcggcgacgctgcaCCCGGTGGACTACCTGGCGCTGCAGGCGGTGCGGCGCGCGCTGTCGGACATGCCGGGGTCGAGGTTCTTCGCGTCGTGGGACTTCACCGGCGACCCCTGCGGGTTCGCGGGCGTGTCGtgctcgggcgacggccgcgTCGTCACCCTGGCGCTCGGCGACCCGCGCGCGGGGGCGCCGGGGCTGTCCGgcgcgctccccgccgccgcgctggcgcGGCTCTCCGAGCTCGCGTCGCTGTCGCTCGTCCCCGGGCGCGTGTCCGGGGAGCTcccccccgccgtcgccgcgctccCGTCGCTCCGGTTCCTGGCGCTCGCCGGGAACCTCCTCTCCGGCGACCTCCCCGCCACGTTCTCCCCCATGCTCCGCACCGTCGACCTCAGCAAGAACTCATTCTCCGGCAGGATACCGCCGTCGCTGCCCCTCATCCGGAGCCTCCGGACGCTCGTCCTCTCCCACAACTCCCTCTCCGGCGAGATTCCCAAGCTGGTGAGCTCCCCGTTGGTCCATCTCGACCTCAGGAACAACCGCCTCACCGGCGGCgtcccgccgctgccggcgacgcTCGTGTACCTGTCCCTCGCCGGGAACAGGTTCTccggccgcgtcggcggcgtgcTCCGGAGGCTCCCGAGGCTCTCGTTCCTTGACCTCGGCGGCAACTGGTTCTCCGGCGAGGTCCCCGGCGAGGTGTTCTCCTTCCGGATCAGCTACCTGCAGCTCCGCAAGAACGCGTTCTCGGGCGAGCTCCGGCCATCGGGGCGGGTGCCAGCCGGCGCCACGGTGGACCTCAGCCACAACGCGCTGTCCGGGCGCGTCCCCGCCGagctggcgccggcggcggcggtgtaccTGAACGGGAACAAGTTCGCCGGCCAGGTGCCGCGGGagatcgccgcggcggcggagggcggccgGATGCGGGTGCTCTTCTTGCAGGACAACTTCCTGACCGGCATCGGCGTGGGCGGCGTCccggcgagcgccgccgtgTGCGCGCACATGAActgcgtggcgccgccgccgccggtggtggcggcgtgcCCGGCGAAGGGCGGCAggggtcgccgccggccgccgtcgcagtgcggcggccggaggcggtga
- the LOC107276456 gene encoding receptor-like cytosolic serine/threonine-protein kinase RBK2 isoform X2, with protein MRRLPSLAPTMSSTLRRFSIRSGAWPQWPSAASAAAAAPADGSQACALRPPIRTFSLSELKKATRNFSKENVVGRGGHAKVYRGCLPGGELVAVKRLSAPERGGRVESFLAELGHIVSLSHPNVARLVGVGVDGGEHLVFPFSRLGCLSGRLHGAAAGEEAMPWAARFRVAVGAARGLEYLHERCARRIVHRDVKPANILLKDDYEPMICDFGLAKWLPASMTHHQVTTFEGTFGYLPPEYTSHGIFNEKTDVFAYGVVLLELLTGRRAIDAKKLSLLTWARPFLYGGGGDGDDDDDDAVRMMVDPALGGQYDAGQLAVVAYAAKICIQNSPELRPKMSEVTQILQENEEDRRSVEGSRRTFTLDRTVEMHETNGQDSATRRQLDDLRRHMALAFDFECEHTSSAEIEQLSDHSN; from the exons atgcgccgcctcccgtcgctgGCGCCGACGATGTCGTCGACCCTCCGCCGCTTCAGCATCCGCAGCGGCGCGTGGCCACAGTGgccgagcgccgcctccgccgcggccgcggcgcccgccGACGGCAGCCAGGCCTGCGCCCTCCGCCCTCCCATCCGCACCTTCTCCCTCTCCGAGCTCAAGAAGGCCACCCGCAACTTCAGcaaag AGAACgtggtggggaggggaggaCACGCGAAGGTGTACCGAGGCTGCCTCCCCGGCGGCGAGCTGGTGGCGGTGAAGCGGCTGTCGGCGCCGGAGAGGGGCGGGCGCGTGGAGAGCTTCCTGGCTGAGCTCGGCCACATCGTGAGCCTGAGCCACCCGAACGTCGCGaggctcgtcggcgtcggcgtggacggcggcgagcacctggTGTTCCCGTTCTCACGCCTCGGCTGCCTCTCCGGGAGgctccacggcgccgccgccggcgaggaggccatGCCGTGGGCGGCGAGGTTCAgggtcgccgtcggcgccgcccgcgGGCTGGAGTACCTCCACGAGCGGTGCGCGCGGCGGATCGTCCACCGCGACGTCAAGCCGGCCAACATCCTCCTCAAAGACGACTACGAGCCAATG ATATGTGATTTTGGGCTTGCAAAGTGGCTGCCGGCCAGCATGACGCATCACCAAGTGACCACATTCGAAGGCACATTCGG GTACTTGCCACCGGAGTACACGTCGCACGGCATCTTCAACGAGAAGACGGACGTGTTCGCCTACGGCGTCGTGCTGCTGGAGCTCctcaccggccgccgcgccatTGACGCCAAGAAGCTCAGCCTCCTCACTTGG GCCAGGCCGTTCCTGTACGGAGGAGGCGGTGATGgcgacgatgatgacgacgacgcggTGAGGATGATGGTGGATCCTGCTCTCGGCGGCCAGTACGACGCCGggcagctcgccgtcgtcgcctacGCCGCCAAGATCTGCATACAGAACTCGCCGGAGCTCAGGCCCAAAATGAGCGAG GTTACACAGATACTCCAAGAAAACGAAGAGGATCGACGAAGTGTGGAGGGGTCTAGGAGGACTTTCACCTTGGATCGCACCGTTGAGATGCACGAAACGAACGGCCAGGATTCCGCGACGAGACGACAGCTGGACGATCTGAGGCGCCACATGGCGCTCGCCTTCGATTTCGAATGTGAGCACACGTCATCAGCAGAAATAGAACAACTCTCTGATCACAGTAATTAG